The Phycodurus eques isolate BA_2022a chromosome 8, UOR_Pequ_1.1, whole genome shotgun sequence nucleotide sequence AACGGGATATTTTGATTGGGATTTTTCGTGTTGGGGGACCTCCTTGGTTTGCCACCCAAGCAGGGAAAATATGGAGCACTACCCGGATCAGGTAAATAGGTCAATAAATAGTTAATATAATATTAGTTTTTGGTTCTGTTCAACGATTAAGCTTGGTAAGCAAGAGCAAAGTCTACAGTTTAAATATCTTAACTATAGGGATGAGATTATATGAAATACTGGTTTCATGATGTAATGTATTGTGTTCTCTACAAGTATACCATAAAATATAGATACACAGgagtaaaaaatgtattatgatTTTGATCTTCGATTTAGAAAGAGAATTAAAGCAGAAACGACCCATGTTTATGACACATTTATTACAATGTACATACCAGACATTTGGTAACATCGAATTACATTTTTGATACTAATTCCAATTAATTACTAAAAACCCTATTATTAATTCATACTATTGATAATGTTTATAGAGACTGAATTTCTTATATagctttttttaatgatgatcTCACTTTGTGATACCATTGGTCTCAAAATATTGCAGTAATAATGCTAACGCAAGCCAAATATTGTGCGTAGTGTTCAATGAATACCTCTGACTGTGGAGATgactgaacattattatttgaatttatATAATACAGCTTTTGAATAACTACCTCTCTGATAATAGGTCAATGTGAAATTTTAGTACAGCTCTTATATTGGATCTTTTGATAGTGTAATATTAATGGTACCGTTGGCAAAATATAACCGATCATGATTTTCTCTGTGAGTCTAACAGCAAccacaataaacattttgttcaaaGAACACCTCTTTTGACAGCATCAATCAAAATTTAGCatcattatttgattttttaGTACAGTAGGCTATTTGTATTGGTTCTCATAATGCAATTGCTGAAGCAGCTCAAAATGTTGTGATGCAATTGGTATGCAAAATCGCGATATAATATTACTGTGCGAATACAACTACATGACTATAActgaaataaacattgtttaCTACGTATCTTTATGTGATTGTCATTCAAAACTGTGTCTTATTATCTCTGTAAAGAATCTCAGGTACAGCTCTTTTATTGGATCATGTGATATTGTGATACTACTGCTATCACAAAATATCATAATAACGTAACACGGGTTACTCTGCAGTTCCATCtagagaaagaaaaatattgttgCTTAACTGAATGCCCCTTTTATAGTTTCAATCAGAAAAGGACTGTCAGAATTAGAATTTTTGATATAACTCCTGTATTGGATCTTCTGATATCATGGTACGATTGGGATCGTTGGCAAATGATCACAACATTATCATGAATTACCCTGCAATTCCAGTCTCTAGTCACCATAATAAACATTGTCTTCAGTGATTGTCTGCCTGGCTGTATCAGTCACACTGTGTTCAGGGAGGCTCACGATGAGTTGTAAAGGTGACCTAATGTAGTGTCTTTGTGTGGCTGTAATAAGCACGAAGGAGACAAATTGTGAGTAAATGTCACGATGACAGCAGGCATACGATGGCATGGAGCTGCTCGATTGGCTGTTTGATCAAAACGATGGAATCCTCCGGCACGAGGAAGAGGGACAATGTGACAACCAGCAGCAACACTGGCCCGTGCAGGAACCAAATGTGTGTAAGCCTGTCAATCATCTGCAAAGAGCACTTATTCTTCTAGATGCGCCATCATATCAGCATGTTGTCGAgtgtaaaacaacaactttcacCCCTGCAGATGCTCCAGCTGGCTGAGGAGGCCGACGCCGACTTCATCAACGCTCTCCTGAGTGGAGGCGAATCAGCGTCGGGCTCGCCTCTCTGGTCCCCCTCGCCGAGCGACAGCGGGATCAGTGAGGAACCACCCTCGGACCAGATGGATAGCCCTCAGCGACCCGAGAGCCCCCCCGGCGATTTTCATTGTCTGGGTCTGAGGTCGCAGGCCAAGGCAGCCTTGGAGGCCCAAGTGCCCATTAAACCCAGTAAGTCACTCATCAATTCactgattattttgttttataatggcAATGGAACAGTTTCTTTAACCAAATCAGATTTCAAAGTCGCACCACAGCTACAATAATGTCATCATTTtaccgtcctctgattggttggtcagagaaaAACTTGTTCCAGGCGGATTTGACAAGCAAAACGCGTCTGTAGCCGAgtacacattaatacatttgatAATCAGCATTTCTattgagtatgatgtattttagagattttttttaaaaatgtttttggcatgttCTTCTGAACTGCTCCATATGATGTATGTGCCAAAGTTACATGCTGTTGTAgcacatttttatataatttttatgGTTTTCATAATTGTGACATAACAGTGTCTGTATTAGAAGGTGGAGGAAGCCGAGTAAGTCcctactgaaggcccaggtaatAGATGTACGTCCCACCACTGACTGAACCGTATGGCCAATGTTGAACATTGTCATTGTTAAGGttttaaagtcctattttcttcGGGAATACACCTGTGAGGTTATAAGTAAAATGGCATTCTGGTCCAGAGTAATTTCATAATGATATGGGAACAGTCATAACCTTAGGAGAAAAAAGTTGTGATATGACAAGAAAAAATAATGCTGAgacaaaaagttgtaatattaaaaataagtcaaaatgctatgacaaaaagtgtcatGAAGTGAAGTTTAatgccttctctgctggcctaacaCTATCACAAGCAATAGCCtctttacaacctaaattcaaatattggttccataaaatgttttctttattccCAGCAGTCTATTCTCTTTATCTTTACATTTCACTTGGATTAGTGGTTTTGACTGGATTCAAGTAAAGTATTGGTGGTGGTATTAAGTGGGtaccaggtaccaaatgcaagGCCTGTCACTGCTTGCAAATATTCTACAGTTGGAAAATATAagcaaattatgattttttttaattaccacaTTAGCCTACTATAAAGTCAAATCAAAATCTGCGACCCACCTTCCCCAAAATGAGgcaaggtattttttttttctttttttaccctgAAATCCCAACGCATTGATTATGTTGATCCACCACACTGTCCGAATAAAGACACAGTTGTTTGCATTTTCACTACTGTGTCTATAGATGCATCAGTATCTATTATTTTCtctcctgtgtgtgcgtgtgtgtgtgtgtgtgtgtgtgtgtgtgtgtgtgtgtgtgtttgtaaagaCGTCTGGGAGGTCGAGCGCCCCGCCGACAGGATAAGATATCCACAATATTCCTCGAACGTAAACAGAGCGCCACTGTGTTCTGGCTCCACTCTGACTGTGAAGGATCTGCTGCTGAGCGGCACGGCCGAACCCGTAAGTCagacaaaattgggtggacgaTAGAAGCATCATGGGGCGATAATGTGCTGTTCTGACTCATACCCCGTTGACATTTGAGCATGTGTATGAGCAAGGCAAGCACACAGGGGTCCTCGATGGGTTCCGGCACTCCAGTGCAAATGGAATTCTACTTTGAAGCTCTTGTTTACAGGACGTGTAAACTCAGCACTCCACTTTCTTTGTGCGTAAGCAAGGAGAGACATTGCAGCAAATGATCATTGAGATGCTTCTTTGTCATTGATCATGCCATTGGCCAGTTTACATGTTAATAATATAATGTCATACAATTTCTTAGAGTAAGtctacattttgaaatgtaccAAAAAATATCTAGATAGGGTTTTAAAACCATCTGACTTTAGATGATGTCATTGGTTGTCTTTTTAGTTGTCGCAGCCATTGGCTAGATTACATGGTAATCCTTAATATCGTGACTTTAATTAGAGCATGTCGACTTTTTTAGGccaacaaaaaaatccagatgGGATTTTAAAACCATGTGAGTGTGGAGATTATCACTGAGCAGCTGCTTAGTCACTGTTTATGCAATAATTGGCTGTGTCACATTTTAAAGCAAGTTTATATGCAGTAGATGTGCTACATAACAACACTTGGATGATCATAAAACAGAAATCAGCTAAAATTAAAGAATGATTGGCACTCTAGCTTTGAATGTTTTAGGCACGGCTTAACAAGAACAACCATGTTTTGTTATCGCAATAAGTATTCAATATCGTCAGATTGAGTGAGGCAAAAGCTGGAACTGAGTCTTGTTTTTGCCTCTGACACCCACCCCTAAGTCGGTTTGTAAAACTTTTGTATATTCTTTTTATCTACccttaatttctttttaaatccccCAGTTTTACGAAATAGCTGTTTTGCATTATTCTTTCATGTCGGATCAACGGTGTAATTTACAGCTTGCGCCACTACATCGACTCAGACTCCAGCAAGACGTTTCTTCAAGTACACATGATGCAGCGCCAACTATATTTTCAACCTCCGTTCATAAACTTTGGTTAAAAGTGAAATGTCGCTCGTTCTCATCATTCCCATGCTGTTTTCCCCGAGTAAGATTAAGTCACAGACAAACAAGAGTACTACTATCAGTAGATACTGCCTAGCGTTCTTGCTTAATATTAGAAGTCTTTAAGTCATATTTATCTTAATTTTTCAGACACAAGAACAGTCGGAAAAGTATTGATCCAAGCTTTGCAGCGCAATTGATTAAGTGGAGTGGCAGAATGCAGCCTGGCTTGTCACACTCAATTTTTAACAGGGTTAGCGGTGGAATGAGGACAATGGCAGCAATTGGCCTGCTAATTTAACTACTCCTTGCGAGAGTCTACTCCTTTGGAGACTGGGGGAAGGTGTAGGAGGGCGACGgcagaaaagaaatgtaatcaaaCGGCGGTGCTGCAGATTCCCACATTTGCATTCCCCTCTCACCGCCAGCCTCCGCAGCCATTTCAACAGTCCGTTCAAGAATTGATTCTCAATGAAGATGAGAAGAAGCTACTTGCCAAGGAGGGTGTGAGTCTGCCTAGCCAATTGCCACTCACCAAGGTTAGTTATTACAAATCAAAACACTGGCAAGGCCCCCTCTCTCATTCGTCCTTTTTCTAATCAGTATGAAGAAAGGATCCTAAAGAAAATACGGCGAAAGATTCGCAATAAGCAGTCGGCCCAGGAGAGCcgtaaaaagaagaaagagtacATTGATGGACTGGAGAGCAGGTAACATTCCCAAACACgtcacatttacagtacatgcctGTGAGCATCTAAGCAGcaatgtgctttttttattgtttctcaCTATTTGCCAACGTCTTGTAGTTTCTTTAGGTCAGCTTGGGTAGAGTGAATGGCCGTTATTTACAAGGAGTAGGGACTGAGCTTTATAGTAATTCATGCCCCCtactattgtttttatatttcagtCCTTCTCAGTTTAGTAGCAAGATGGTTGCCGATGGTGTTACGAGAAAGACTGAAATAATAGATcgaaaatggaataaaatagaagtagtctttatttgccattgtAGTAcacaagcggcacggtgaacgactggttagagtggctgcctcacagttctgaggactggggttcaatccccggcctcgcctgtgtggagtttgcatgttctccctgtacctgcgtgggttttctccgggcactccagtttcctcccacatcccaaaaacatgcatgctaggttaattgacaactcttaattgcccgtaggtgtgaatgtgagtgcgaatgattatttgtttgtatgtgccctgtgattggctgacaaccagttcagggtgtaccccgcctcctgcccgatgatcgctgggataggctccaacacgccaacaggctctaaccctaaccctaaagtCAAAAATGAACTCTTGTTTTTGTGGTGTTCAGTCTAAGGTTGTTTATTTTAGAGCCTCCTTATCTGATCTCTGGATGCTGATTCATCTCCATTCGAGTTGAGTCCGACCACTGTGGTGTCATCAGCATGTTTGATATAGGGTTTGGAGAGATAGATAGGGGAGCAGTTGTGTGTATAGGAGGGGGCCTAGTACACAACGTTGGGGGAAGCCAGTGTGAAGTGTAACAGCTGGGAAGAAATGGGGGGGCCAAGTCTGAGCAATTGTGAGTGGATTGTTAAAAAGTCCTTAATCTAGTGGCAGTTGGAGATCGAGATGGCCAGGTGAGACAGTTTTTCCACAGTTTGTTTGAGAGACTTGTCTCTTAAAGTACTTCATGACCACTGACGTTAGCGCAACTGGTCTTCAGTCATTGAGGCGGACCACTGCTTGCTTTTTGGTGACGGGGATGTACGATGGACGACTTCAGGCATGGAAGGGAAGATGGCATGGGACAGGGACAGGTTGACGATTCTCGTGAAGACACCAGCGAGTTGGTCGGCACATGCTCGGCGTACCCTCCCAGATACTCCATCGGGGCCAGTCGCTTTCCTGAGGTTAATTGTCCTCAGCAGTCGACAATTGAGTTTGGCCACCGTACAAAACATTTCTGGCTACGCCCCTTTGTTTAAGAGGTATGGATTGCTTGGTAATGATTCTGTTGTGGGCCTGTGAGGCTCAACACGATCAAAGAAACAAGTGAGTTCCTCAAACAGTTAATGTTCACAGATGCTTCGTGATTGCCTCTGTAATTGGTGATGTTGTTGATACCCTgccatacagtgggtacggaaagttttaattttttcactctttatattgtagccatttgttaaaatcatttaagtaaatttttttcctaattaatgtacacacagcaccccatattgacagaaaaaaaaaacggaattgttgaaatatggagtgctgtgtgtacattaatgtggaagaaaatgaacttaaagttttttagcaaatgactgcaatataaaaaaaacagtgaaaaatttaagggggtctgaatactttcccaaACCACTGAATCTGTCTCGCAATGAGGTACTGTTCATCAATTGTTAGGTGTCATCTAGGTCTcataatgtcaaaatgtgaccAACAAAAGCAAGTGGACCATTTAAACGCCAATCCTAATTGAACTGCGACATGTATTGGTAGTGTACTTAATGTATACTTGGATGGCGCACCTTCCAATTTTTATGTGCACCCCAACTAGCGTGGGAGTGCTCCAAGCTTAGACTTCCACCATTTCTGTGTGTTTTCAGGATGGCTGCATGCAGCGCACATAACCTGGAGCTGCAGCGGAAAGTATCTCAGCTGGAGAAATGTAACATGtaagatattttaaaatatgactccTCTTTTGCCATCACTGTATGAGCACTGGTGGCATAATCCCAGAGgagcttctttttcttttacattttctgaTGCCTTCCAACCCTcatacaaccttttttttttttaacaaagcctTGTCttctttatgattattttttttcatgaatttgtCTCCACAGTTCACTGATAGAACAGTTGCGCCGGCTCCAAGCTCTGGTCATGAATACATCCAACAAGCCGGCCCAGACTGGGACATGTGTGCTGGTATGAACTTATGTGCCAAGAtgctgagttaaaaaaaacaaaaaacaaaacaaaataaaaactcatcCTGACAACAAGCTAAAATATGAATGAGCCTCATAAAGGTCAATCATCACAAGacatctcaaaaaaaaaaaaaaaaacacacacaatcaagtATAAAAGCTCCTTTTTTTAATGGAAGCCATGTTCGGCCTTTGATCAGTGCCATAGCACAGCGCGCGCTACCCGAGGCTATGTGGAGTGTGGAATATTTGATATTTGAGCTTTAATGAATATGAATGTGTTAGAACCCAGTCACTGAATTCATGATCATGTCAAACTGGGGAACCTTTGAAAGAGTACACAAAATAGCAGGGTGGTTGCTGTTGATTATTCGGGTAAGTCATTATTctgtcaattaaaaataaattaatgactCAATTGAAGCcatattaatataaaattaatGGAAAATCTCATAAAATGTATTCAAGAGCTAAACTCACATTGTGAAGTTTTTCTGTGCTGTGCGCTGATCGGCAGTTTTCATCCGTGAAAAACTACATTGTGTGGCCGGCAAACTTCGTATTATAGTGTGTGGCCTGTACATTTTGTTGGCCTGGACATTTTTGGGGAACTATAATATCGTTGATGGGGGCTTAACATTGGTTTTAGGGGGGCTAAGACTAAAGATTGGGCCTAACCACATCCAACCAAATCATATTGGGGGGCTGGGGGCTAAACAACATTTTAGGGGGACTTCAGCCtccctaaaataggcctagtGACACCGTTGTCTTGAACAAAAGCAATCGATGAATTAGTATTACCAGTTAACATTAATATCAATTGCCATCATAGTAATCAATTGCCAATTTGCCATCATTGATAAGAATCAATTGAACGAAACAGAGAGTGGTTAACAATAGACACCAAGAACACAttctttaaaatataatatacttaAGGAGGTAGAACGATACATGTTGAGTAAATTTACTTATTTGCTTTCCACAAAGGTTATTTGATAGACTTCTAAAGTCATGATTAACGCTAATATTGTATAAAGCAaaaagtgtctgtgtgtgtttttaaataggatgctgctattatttatttggttatAAGCATGCCAGAAGCCAACTCCAgcccttttttgtttctttgttggtGTCATGCATGAAAATGAgccataaattaaaatgtaactttaaagACACTAAATAGAGCTAAATAGATAGAACCCAATGAAATAATATGGCACAGCAAGTGTTAGTTGGATACTCCGTTATCACAGGGTTTCAATGGTTTTAAAAGTGGCAAAGTCTTTCCcgtaaattcaaatatttttatttttaatgtagattGTTAAATTCTTTTTAATTTACCACTTTCTACATTTGAATAACCTCTCCCTCTCTGTATCTAATCAGGCCAGCCTGTTTGAGGAGAGAGAAGTGAgactacatatactgtacatactgcataatatatactgtactgtgtacACCTCATCAAAATAATTAGTTGTTTGgaataattttaaatacatgCCTTAGCGGAATACATACAGAAATTACTAGTCGTTTGTGCTCCGCTAATTATGTAGGGCCAGTCTAAGCCAAAAATGTCAGGgccgatatttttttttgtttgttttttttgtcctagtCCACCCCTGCCCAGAACAGtcaggcagacgtgctaac carries:
- the creb3l3a gene encoding LOW QUALITY PROTEIN: cyclic AMP-responsive element-binding protein 3-like protein 3-A (The sequence of the model RefSeq protein was modified relative to this genomic sequence to represent the inferred CDS: deleted 1 base in 1 codon) gives rise to the protein MEHYPDQAYDGMELLDWLFDQNDGILRHEEEGQCDNQQQHWPVQEPNMLQLAEEADADFINALLSGGESASGSPLWSPSPSDSGISEEPPSDQMDSPQRPESPPGDFHCLGLRSQAKAALEAQVPIKPNVWEVERPADRIRYPQYSSNVNRAPLCSGSTLTVKDLLLSGTAEPPPQPFQQSVQELILNEDEKKLLAKEGVSLPSQLPLTKYEERILKKIRRKIRNKQSAQESRKKKKEYIDGLESRMAACSAHNLELQRKVSQLEKCNISLIEQLRRLQALVMNTSNKPAQTGTCVLVLLLSFSLILFPSLKPYAETKVSQGDFSPVRIQSRSLQNMEASRILHIIDRPLHAQDESKPVHRPFLGDSGLEITTLMGNMKLNQELDAMSPNSSREESLSHFHVDPVTGHIATVTLDPKHSARLPPNADGM